One genomic window of Corticium candelabrum chromosome 21, ooCorCand1.1, whole genome shotgun sequence includes the following:
- the LOC134196250 gene encoding kidney mitochondrial carrier protein 1-like isoform X2, with amino-acid sequence MEILSWKPFVSGGIASIAAELGTFPIDLTKTRLQIQGQVSDAAHSQLKYRGMIHAIVTITKEEGVKALYSGIAPAVLRQATYGTIKLGCYHAFKRILAGNAEDETLLTNVISAVAAGGLAAAIANPTDVLKVRMQVGTPSTVSSRGMFSSFADIYKMEGFRGLYRGVGPNTQRAAVVVGVELSMYDWIKQKLLRAKLVEDTMNTHFLCGMFAGFAGAVASNPIDVIKSRLMNQRLLKAGVSTVYKGSVDCARQTIKTEGFMALYKGFIPLYFRLGPWNIIFFVVFEQCRLAFS; translated from the exons ATGGAAATACTTAGTTGGAAACCGTTTGTGTCTGGAGGCATTGCTTCCATAGCTGCCGAATTAG GAACATTTCCTATTGATCTGACAAAAACGAGGTTGCAAATTCAAGGGCAAGTGAGCGACGCAGCTCATTCACAGTTGAAATATCGAGGCATGatacatgccattgttactaTCACCAAAGAAGAGGGTGTAAAAGCTCTCTATTCAGG AATTGCTCCTGCAGTATTACGTCAGGCAACATATGGAACGATTAAGTTGGGGTGCTATCATGCATTTAAACGAATACTTGCCGGAAACGCTGAAG ATGAGACGCTGTTGACTAATGTAATTTCAGCAGTAGCTGCTGGTGGTCTTGCTGCAGCTATTGCTAATCCAACTGATGTATTGAAA GTAAGGATGCAGGTTGGAACACCATCTACTGTATCATCGAGAGGAATGTTCTCATCGTTTGCTGATATTTACAAGATGGAAGGCTTTAGGGGTCTTTATCGT GGTGTTGGACCAAATACACAACGAGCTGCTGTAGTTGTTGGAGTGGAACTCTCAATGTATGACTGGATAAAGCAAAAACTACTAAGAGCCAAACTAGTGGAGGACACCATGAACACTCACTTCCT ATGTGGAATGTTTGCTGGGTTTGCTGGAGCAGTGGCCTCTAATCCTATTGATGTGATTAAG TCAAGGTTGATGAATCAAAGGCTGCTGAAAGCAGGTGTATCAACTGTTTACAAAGGCTCCGTGGATTGTGCTCGTCAG ACAATTAAGACTGAAGGATTCATGGCCCTCTATAAAGGTTTCATTCCTCTTTACTTCCGGCTTGGTCCTTGGAACATCATT TTCTTTGTAGTATTTGAGCAATGTCGATTGGCTTTCTCTTAA
- the LOC134196313 gene encoding leucine-rich repeat-containing protein 23-like, producing MSEEDLLEFTDIPPEDEDISEDEQDDTNQEGENEDEEELPPSPLTKEHVKEGLSLLCKTGNGLQHAYVRLDVHDKQVTEVTILNCFVHIRYLDISENQLSDISPLNNLTHLLTLKADNNLLMSAELNELPFLQQASFAHNRIATTKGIRHPLLESLNLSFNKLTDASDLKSDELPNLHLLELRGNRLTSTSSVQVTSLKKLYLAANAIEKVEGLEQLSRLDSLHLRDNLVGQLDGFSESMAALQYLNIRSNTLNDMQEINKLKSLPLLRALVLEGNPVFENSDYRIEVLVAVRRLERLDKDEFTDEERGEAEELYEQRKAHEEQTANQQETEEGET from the exons ATGTCAGAAGAAGATTTACTAGAGTTTACAGATATACCACCGGAAGACGAAGACATAAGCGAAGACGAACAAGATGATACAAACCAAGAAGGAGAGAATGAAGACGAGGAAGAG CTTCCGCCGAGTCCACTGACAAAGGAACATGTGAAAGAGGGTCTCTCTCTTTTGTGTAAAACAGGAAACGGTCTTCAACACGCCTACGTGCGACTAGACGTTCACGACAA GCAGGTGACTGAAGTGACGATTCTTAATTGCTTTGTTCACATCAGATATCTG GACATCTCAGAGAACCAGTTGAGTGACATCTCTCCTCTTAACAACTTGACTCATCTCTTGACTTTGAAAGCAGACAATAACTTGCTGATGTCTGCAGAACTCAATGAG CTGCCATTTCTTCAGCAAGCAAGCTTTGCTCACAATAGAATAGCAACTACAAAAGGCATTCGGCATCCACTGCTTGAATCTCTCAATCTTTCAT TTAACAAGCTGACAGATGCAAGTGATTTGAAGTCAGACGAGCTGCCCAACCTTCATCTTCTTGAACTTCGAGGAAACAGATTGACGAGCACATCGTCTGTGCAAGTTACCAGCTTGAAGAAACTTTATCTG GCTGCCAATGCTATCGAGAAGGTGGAAGGTTTGGAGCAGTTGAGTCGTCTTGATAGTCTTCACTTGAGAGACAACTTAGTTggtcagttggatgggttttCTGAATCTATGGCTGCGTTGCAGTATCTTAATATCAG GTCTAATACTCTTAACGATATGCAGGaaataaacaaattgaaaTCTTTGCCTCTACTAAGAGCACTTGTTCTCGAAG GTAACCCAGTGTTTGAAAACAGTGATTATAGAATTGAGGTTCTTGTTGCTGTTCGTCGCCTGGAGAGACTAGACAAAGACGAGTTTACAGACGAGGAAAGAGGAGAAGCAGAAGAG TTGTATGAGCAAAGAAAGGCCCACGAAGAACAAACTGCTAATCAA CAGGAAACAGAAGAAGGGGAAACGTGA
- the LOC134196856 gene encoding ankyrin repeat domain-containing protein 39-like has protein sequence MEGHLHGECCGCSVAEGALTQTMSEMEFERGIWQAAMDGSVDRVRRLLENGTPPNVTDSATYTALHYASRNGHLLVVELLLNNGAAVNVQTSGGATPLHRAAYCGHVAVCERLLRKGADPYLSDSDGKIALHKAAEGGHEDIVCLLLETSRLPEMRQIEDNRMKRPVDYIPQQHANKQVLLELLT, from the exons ATGGAGGGCCACTTGCATGGTGAATGTTGTGGTTGTTCGGTTGCGGAGGGCGCTTTGACTCAGACGATGTCGGAGATGGAATTTGAACGTGGAATATGGCAGGCTGCAATGGACGGTTCTGTTGATCGTGTTAGGCGGTTGCTGGAAAATGGAACTCCTCCTAACGTCACAGATAGTGCGACATACACCGCTCTG CACTATGCCAGCCGTAATGGTCATTTGCTGGTCGTCGAATTGCTTCTCAACAATGGAGCAGCAGTCAATGTCCAAACGTCGGGAGGAGCCACGCCGTTACACAGAGCCGCATACTGTGGAcacgttgctgtttgtgagcGATTGTTAAGAAAAGGAGCCGATCCTTATCTCTCCGATTCAGATGGCAAAATCGCACTTCACAAG GCAGCAGAGGGTGGTCACGAAGACATCGTTTGCCTTCTGTTGGAGACATCTCGTCTGCCAGAAATGAGACAAATAGAAGACAACAGAATGAAGCGTCCAGTAGACTACATACCACAACAACATGCGAACAAACAAGTCTTACTAGAACTTCTGACATAA
- the LOC134196857 gene encoding uncharacterized protein LOC134196857: MDGVDEDFVRKRVEEGNSHAVISEELQTMFPGLRGLSERSVRRFCTDRGISRRCSLTKEELERCVSDAVSEVGPSYGRKTMTGLLAAKGIQCSHHRVGAALKTVSPDYAQSRRQGIATLLNPMPYRADYFGEKLHVDQNEKLAMFGVTHVAGVDGFSSKVVGLVTMPVKNNVAIYEHLYRPVALQYGLWDQIRVDRGREFYLMLAVQDHLSDQRENTSKAPSIQSPSTKNHMIERLWVEINNRVNYPVKDALIQMQSRGLIDMDCELAKFCVSHVTMRVAQVGASLAVSSWNKHRIPKLGIPDKLMEENNMAKRLRPAQVPTAEEAVSLYEQSGGTLTLFGDFGIDPVEDHQQEQRLQMFQQRFPSSCERRQLIIYRCSSVFQRSHFFIILVAWFLESP, from the exons ATGGACGGAGTTGACGAAGATTTTGTTCGGAAGCGAGTCGAAGAGGGTAATAgtcatgctgtcatcagtGAAGAATTACAGACGATGTTTCCAGGACTTCGGGGACTCAGCGAACGATCTGTTCGACGtttctgtacagacagaggcatAAGTCGACGTTGTTCTCTGACTAAAGAGGAACTAGAACGCTGCGTGTCTGACGCCGTAAGCGAG GTCGGACCATCTTATGGTAGGAAAACGATGACTGGCCTTTTAGCAGCTAAGGGCATACAGTGCAGTCACCATAGAGTAGGTGCTGCACTCAAAACCGTGTCACCAGACTACGCTCAGTCAAGAAGACAAGGAATAGCTACTCTCTTAAATCCTATGCCGTACAGAGCAGACTACTTCGGCGAAAAACTGCATGTGGATCAGAATGAGAAGCTAGCAATGTTTGGCGTAACTCACGTGGCAGGAGTAGATGGATTCAGCAGTAAAGTGGTCGGACTTGTCACAATGCCTGTGAAGAATAATGTTGCCATCTATGAACATCTCTATCG GCCTGTTGCTCTACAGTACGGTCTTTGGGATCAAATACGAGTAGACCGTGGTCGAGAGTTCTACCTGATGCTGGCTGTGCAGGACCATTTGTCAGACCAAAGAGAAAATACCTCAAAGGCCCCATCTATTCAATCACCGTCAACCAAG AATCATATGATTGAAAGACTTTGGGTAGAAATCAACAATAGAGTGAACTATCCAGTGAAAGATGCACTAATTCAGATGCAGTCAAGGGGACTTATTGACATGGACTGTGAGCTAGCAAAATTCTGCGTGTCCCACGTCACAATGAGAGTCGCTCAAGTAGGCGCATCTCTTGCTGTAAGCTCTTGGAACAAACACAGAATTCCAA AGCTTGGAATTCCAGACAAGCTGATGGAAGAAAACAACATGGCCAAGCGTCTTCGCCCTGCACAAGTGCCAACTGCTGAAGAAGCAGTTAGTCTCTACGAACAAAGTGGAGGAACCCTGACACTGTTTGGAGATTTTGGTATTGATCCAGTGGAAGATCATCAACAGGAGCAACGACTCCAAATGTTCCAGCAACGTTTTCCATCGTCTTGTGAACGGCGACAACTCATTATTTACAGATGCAGTTCTGTGTTTCAAAGAAGTCACTTTTTCATTATCCTAG TTGCATGGTTCCTCGAGTCAccttaa
- the LOC134196425 gene encoding G2/mitotic-specific cyclin-B3-like, with product MRGTQNTRTVDEQYNQTKKWSRRSSHRLPSQGEKDEKPMTRAMKRASLSEDGRPFAKRAALGNITNVQTEQGHLSLKLDKQPYTRHSIGNSNGELEKSQPDESKSRVKSLDDIKFMSLFLPPICMKTAVGGQSSDKCSERHDADTKQEDTTQTLELSDSKIEKATACQRKDIDARSDPLYSTEYAQDIYHHMRQKEMAQSITSYMDKQRDISPNLRMVLVDWMVEVQESFELFHETLYLSVKYIDRYLSVKNVNRGQLQLVGTAAIMIASKFEETSQPLVEDFLYVCDDAYTREQLLATEVDMLQALHYDLNTPIAYHFLRRFARAAEVNMEIHCLARYFCELTLQEYAFVEHKASLLAASALGLALKMKKAGSWTSTLEFYTQYTEKDLLPCMQQLNALIGEKPKENVSTVRNKYAHIVFFESSKVPPLGMEEIASCGQ from the exons ATGAGAGGAACGCAAAACACCCGTACCGTCGACGAGCAGTACAATCAAACCAAGAAATGGTCTCGCAGG AGTTCGCATCGCTTGCCATCTCAAGGCGAGAAAGATGAAAAGCCAATGACGAGAGCAATGAAGAGAGCGAGTTTGTCTGAGGACGGACGACCGTTCGCGAAGAGAGCAGCTCTCGGAAATATCACAAAC GTTCAAACAGAACAAGGACATCTTTCATTGAAACTGGATAAACAACCTTACACAAGGCACTCTATAGGGAATAGCAATGGCGAACTCGAAAAAAGTCAACCAGA CGAATCTAAATCAAGAGTTAAATCACTGGATGATATAAAGTTTATGTCACTTTTCCTGCCTCCTATATGTATGAAGACTGCAGTGGGTGGACAGTCGAGTGACAAATGCAGTGAGAGACACGATGCCGACACCAAACAAGAagacaccacacagacacttGAACTGTCAGACTCAAAGATTGAGAAGGCAACAGCATGTCAACGCAAAGACATCGATG CAAGAAGCGATCCTCTCTATTCAACCGAATATGCGCAAGACATCTACCATCACATGAGACAGAAAGAG ATGGCCCAGTCTATAACATCTTACATGGACAAGCAACGCGACATCTCTCCCAACCTTAGAATGGTGCTGGTCGACTGGATGGTTGAG GTTCAGGAGAGTTTTGAGCTCTTTCATGAGACTCTCTATCTTTCTGTTAAATATATTGATagatatctgtctgtcaag AATGTTAATCGTGGCCAACTACAGCTTGTAGGAACAGCTGCAATAATGATTGCATCAAAGTTTGAA GAAACTAGTCAGCCTCTAGTCGAAGACTTCCTGTACGTATGTGACGATGCCTATACTAGAGAACAATTATTAGCAACAGAAGTCGACATGCTGCAAGCTTTGCATTATGATCTCAATACTCCGATTGCTTATCATTTTCTCAGAAGATTTGCAAGg GCTGCTGAAGTCAACATGGAAATACATTGTCTCGCTCGTTATTTCTGTGAGCTCACACTCCAAGAGTATGCATTCGTTGAACATAAAGCATCATTACTGGCAGCGAGTGCGCTGGGACTTGCACTCAAAATGAAGAAGGCGGGCAGCTGG ACTTCAACATTGGAATTCTACACTCAATACACCGAGAAGGACCTCTTGCCTTGCATGCAACAGCTCAATGCCCTGATTGGCGAGAAACCGAAAGAGAACGTCTCGACTGTCAGAAATAAATATGCTCACAT
- the LOC134196250 gene encoding kidney mitochondrial carrier protein 1-like isoform X1: protein MEILSWKPFVSGGIASIAAELGTVNVLLLSIGTFPIDLTKTRLQIQGQVSDAAHSQLKYRGMIHAIVTITKEEGVKALYSGIAPAVLRQATYGTIKLGCYHAFKRILAGNAEDETLLTNVISAVAAGGLAAAIANPTDVLKVRMQVGTPSTVSSRGMFSSFADIYKMEGFRGLYRGVGPNTQRAAVVVGVELSMYDWIKQKLLRAKLVEDTMNTHFLCGMFAGFAGAVASNPIDVIKSRLMNQRLLKAGVSTVYKGSVDCARQTIKTEGFMALYKGFIPLYFRLGPWNIIFFVVFEQCRLAFS from the exons ATGGAAATACTTAGTTGGAAACCGTTTGTGTCTGGAGGCATTGCTTCCATAGCTGCCGAATTAG GCACTGTGAATGTGTTGCTTTTGTCAATAGGAACATTTCCTATTGATCTGACAAAAACGAGGTTGCAAATTCAAGGGCAAGTGAGCGACGCAGCTCATTCACAGTTGAAATATCGAGGCATGatacatgccattgttactaTCACCAAAGAAGAGGGTGTAAAAGCTCTCTATTCAGG AATTGCTCCTGCAGTATTACGTCAGGCAACATATGGAACGATTAAGTTGGGGTGCTATCATGCATTTAAACGAATACTTGCCGGAAACGCTGAAG ATGAGACGCTGTTGACTAATGTAATTTCAGCAGTAGCTGCTGGTGGTCTTGCTGCAGCTATTGCTAATCCAACTGATGTATTGAAA GTAAGGATGCAGGTTGGAACACCATCTACTGTATCATCGAGAGGAATGTTCTCATCGTTTGCTGATATTTACAAGATGGAAGGCTTTAGGGGTCTTTATCGT GGTGTTGGACCAAATACACAACGAGCTGCTGTAGTTGTTGGAGTGGAACTCTCAATGTATGACTGGATAAAGCAAAAACTACTAAGAGCCAAACTAGTGGAGGACACCATGAACACTCACTTCCT ATGTGGAATGTTTGCTGGGTTTGCTGGAGCAGTGGCCTCTAATCCTATTGATGTGATTAAG TCAAGGTTGATGAATCAAAGGCTGCTGAAAGCAGGTGTATCAACTGTTTACAAAGGCTCCGTGGATTGTGCTCGTCAG ACAATTAAGACTGAAGGATTCATGGCCCTCTATAAAGGTTTCATTCCTCTTTACTTCCGGCTTGGTCCTTGGAACATCATT TTCTTTGTAGTATTTGAGCAATGTCGATTGGCTTTCTCTTAA
- the LOC134196563 gene encoding uncharacterized protein LOC134196563 gives MFEAAREVRVLEIPEAQFDPNEDSDVSGDEFGGFVPMEGTVDIAVSCDGTWQRRGHQSLYGVETVISEETGEVLDYEMQSKFCFNCQAHSTWDRTTKKYQEWKEQQKEVCQINFVGSSGSMEASGAVTLWNRSVELHNFCYTTFIGDGDSSSYKKVVESKPYREDVSITKSDCVGHVQKRMGKNLHNLQVTWKDTGCTSRAWTTR, from the exons ATGTTTGAGGCTGCCAGAGAAGTCAGAGTCCTTGAGATTCCTGAAGCACAATTTG ATCCAAACGAAGACAGTGACGTTTCTGGTGATGAGTTCGGAGGTTTTGTACCCATGGAAGGCACTGTAGACATTGCTGTGTCATGTGATGGCACTTGGCAGAGGCGAGGCCATCAGTCCCTGTACGGAGTAGAGACTGTGATCTCAGAAGAGACAGGCGAAGTGTTAGATTACGAAATGCAAAGCAAGTTCTGCTTCAACTGCCAAGCCCATTCTACCTGGGATAGAACCACCAAGAAGTACCAAGAGTGGAAGGAGCAACAGAAGGAGGTATGCCAAATCAACTTTGTGGGATCTTCTGGAAGTATGGAAGCAAGTGGTGCAGTAACTCTCTGGAATCGATCGGTAGAGCTCCACAACTTTTGCTATACCACTTTTATTGGTGATGGAGACAGCTCCTCATATAAGAAAGTGGTTGAATCGAAACCATATAGAGAGGACGTCTCCATCACCAAGAGCGATTGTGTGGGACATGTCCAGAAAAGAATGGGCAAGAACTTACACAACTTACAGGTAACGTGGAAAGACACTGGTTGTACCTCCAGAGCCTGGACAACGAGGTAA
- the LOC134196522 gene encoding tetratricopeptide repeat protein 36-like, giving the protein MTDELVLHHIFNPNDPFSAVEQLEECLAASDSRTSSDEGLENLVEAKMLELEGVKSAEAGEIDTAIRKLNKTITICPGYASAYNNRAQALQLQGDVDGALSDLNVAIQLSEGEGEVAKQAYTQRAIVRKMRGDDDNAVCDFQKAANLGSSFAKSQLVRMNPYAAMCNKMLSEAIGKLQSGRV; this is encoded by the coding sequence ATGACTGACGAACTCGTGTTGCATCACATCTTCAACCCAAACGACCCGTTCTCCGCTGTAGAACAACTAGAAGAATGTCTAGCCGCATCCGACAGTCGCACTTCGTCCGACGAAGGACTTGAGAACCTAGTCGAAGCGAAGATGCTCGAACTAGAAGGCGTGAAGAGCGCAGAGGCAGGAGAAATCGACACAGCAATCAGGAAACTGAACAAGACTATCACAATTTGTCCGGGCTACGCATCGGCTTACAACAATCGAGCCCAAGCGTTACAGTTGCAGGGAGACGTCGATGGCGCGTTGTCTGACTTGAATGTTGCCATTCAGTTGAGTGAAGGAGAAGGTGAAGTGGCGAAACAAGCGTACACTCAACGTGCAATAGTAAGGAAGATGAGAGGGGACGACGATAATGCCGTGTGTGATTTTCAGAAAGCAGCTAATCTAGGCAGTTCATTTGCAAAGTCTCAATTGGTTAGAATGAACCCGTACGCGGCCATGTGTAATAAGATGCTCAGCGAGGCAATTGGAAAACTGCAGAGTGGCAGAGTGTAA
- the LOC134196312 gene encoding uncharacterized protein LOC134196312: protein MFLADVFLEICYSLFNMSADVGCQLWLIICRAVPSLVDATAYLMDISAHMLAPWFLHVLTAFYRNMVECTATVLDVSLQAVKGIVVVVPRLGSLLGTGIREMFFHCVEMMWSVAVFFIRFFLYLIFMIRMLVEFVMQCCVTIGMAVFRTAFSLVQVVGSVFLSLMYLTYDVLLVCFHLFTWITGTFVTILWDMRLWILLAILISTTAVVMRRLHLRWPFHNVYYKIKSFFRHFVTVLLTAGRDDVDFRANEDVDVRANGDVDVGANDDENVRDGEASNLASETSGFQQHSCVVCFYATRDTVLFPCRHLNLCGKCAKIIMKRNRCCPVCRERVEKMERVFL from the coding sequence ATGTTCCTAGCTGACGTCTTTCTGGAAATTTGCTATAGTCTCTTCAATATGTCGGCTGACGTCGGATGCCAGCTGTGGCTCATTATATGCAGGGCTGTACCCTCACTTGTTGATGCGACTGCCTACTTGATGGACATCTCTGCACACATGTTGGCTCCTTGGTTTCTTCATGTATTGACTGCTTTCTATCGCAACATGGTGGAATGCACGGCCACTGTGCTCGACGTGTCTTTACAGGCTGTGAAGggaattgttgttgttgtaccaCGATTGGGGTCTCTCTTGGGGACTGGCATTCGAGAGATGTTTTTCCACTGTGTTGAGATGATGTGGAGCGTTGCTGTGTTTTTCATACGCttttttttgtatttaatcTTTATGATCCGAATGTTGGTCGAGTTTGTGATGCAATGTTGTGTGACTATTGGTATGGCTGTGTTTCGTACAGCCTTCAGTTTGGTACAAGTCGTTGGATCTGTTTTCCTCTCTCTAATGTATTTGACGTATGATGTATTGTTGGTCTGCTTTCATTTGTTTACATGGATTACTGGCACTTTTGTTACGATACTGTGGGACATGCGATTGTGGATTTTGTTGGCAATATTGATATCTACGACAGCAGTTGTGATGAGAAGACTCCATCTGCGGTGGCCTTTTCACAACGTTTattacaaaataaaatcattttTTCGGCATTTTGTGACTGTTTTATTGACAGCAGGCAGAGATGATGTTGATTTTAGAGCAAATGAAGATGTTGATGTTAGAGCAAAtggtgatgttgatgttggaGCAAATGATGATGAAAATGTTAGGGATGGGGAAGCATCAAACTTGGCAAGTGAAACAAGTGGCTTTCAGCAGCACTCGTGTGTTGTGTGCTTTTATGCGACGAGGGACACTGTATTGTTTCCTTGTCGACATTTGAATCTTTGTGGAAAATGTGCAAAAATTATTATGAAACGTAATCGTTGCTGTCCCGTATGCAGAGAACGGGTGGAAAAGATGGAGAGGGTATTTTTGTGA
- the LOC134196412 gene encoding putative methyltransferase DDB_G0268948: MAHRLFEEARHAANYLRFRPTYPPELVKAIVSYCKKHGCSKQTAVDVGCGSGQSTTLIAKEYECTVGVDVSQEQIRQAITAQSESSFESVSYVVAEAECLPVDSSSVDLVTCSQAYHWLDWDRFHAEMKRVLRSPGCLAVYGYGLPQPQDVRARQLMTELYGGTLKGYWDERRHFVDDCYKSFRLPFKHFERDDSMNISTHTTIGHYVGYISTWSGYQSYRKQHPDDDPLEEFKEKLINVMTPAECENPLDTPMYTIAPLFLLLGIN, encoded by the exons ATGGCACATCGCTTGTTCGAAGAAGCGAGGCATGCAGCTAATTACTTGAGATTTCGACCGACTTATCCTCCAGAGTTGGTAAAAGCGATCGTGTCCTACTGTAAGAAGCACGGCTGTAGCAAACAGACGGCAGTAGACGTCGGTTGTGGCTCTGGACAAAGCACCACACTCATAGCCA AAGAGTATGAGTGCACTGTTGGAGTTGATGTGAGTCAAGAACAGATTCGACAGGCAATCACTGCTCAGTCGGAGAGTAGCTTTGAGTCGGTGTCGTATGTTGTGGCCGAAGCAGAGTGTCTTCCCGTTGATTCTTCGAGTGTTGATTTAGTGACGTGTTCGCAAGCTTATCATTGGTTAGACTGGGACAGATTTCATGCTGAGATGAAACGAGTCCTTAGGTCTCCTGGTTGTCTGGCTGTGTATGGTTATGGTTTACCTCAGCCTCAGGATGTTCGTGCTAGACAGTTGATGACAGAG CTGTATGGTGGAACACTGAAGGGTTACTGGGATGAAAGGCGACATTTTGTTGATGATTGTTACAAAAGCTTTCGCCTTCCATTTAAGCACTTTGAGAG AGATGATTCCATGAAcatttcaacacacacaactattGGCCACTATGTGGGTTACATTAGCACGTGGTCTGGTTACCAATCATACAGAAAACAGCATCCAGACGACGACCCACTAGAAGAATTCAAGGAAAA GTTGATCAATGTCATGACTCCTGCAGAATGCGAGAATCCTCTTGATACACCAATGTATACAATAGCACCTCTCTTCCTGCTCCTTGGAATTAACTAA